ATTACAATATATTCATCGGGAGAAAGAATGGTTCCTACAGGAATTGTATAGGAATTAAAAGGTGTTTCATCCTTTAATTTCCAATTGCTGATATTAACGTCACTTCCACCATAATTGTGTAATTCCACCCAAGCGTTGGAATCGTTAAAATTGTCGGAATTGTAATTGATTTCGGTAATTGCTACAGTGTATCCACCGGCAATATCAAATACACCCGGATCACCTGCAATATTGTTATTGATCCAGGGAAACCATGAGCTGATCCATAATTTTACTTTTGATGTTTCATCATTAGGTGATTCTCCTAAAATGAATTTTGATGATGATGCACCTTCCGAAAAAGCGATTTTTTGAAAATTGCAATTAATTTGATTTTGGCTGGCAAATGCAACGCTCACCGAAAAGGTGGTTGCGAGGAGGAGTAAATATTTTTTCATTTATACCGTTTGATTAAACGCTCTGCAAATTTAATTAATTGTTAATTAATAGTATAATCTATGTAAACCTCAAAGCACTCACATTTTTTGCATTTTATTAATAAATAGAGATATTTAAAACGACAAAACCACGCCTTAGCGTGGTTTTGCAATATGTTTTACGAATCCATTATTCTTTTATAACAGGTTCAGTGCCTGCAGGAATTACTCCTAAAAGTTCAACTTCAAACTCAAGTGCTGCATTAGGTGGAATAAAACCTTGGTATCCAGCCGGTCCGTAACCTAAATCTGACGGGATGTATAAAATCCATTTATCGCCAACCTTCATCATTTTTAAAGCCTCTGTCCAGCCTGCCATAAATCCATTTACCGGATGTGTAACGGGTTGTCCGTTTCTAACTGAGCTATCAAAAATTTCACCATCAATAAATTTTCCCGTGTAATGCACAACTACCTGATCGCCATCCACAGGTGTAGCGCCTGTTCCGGAAGTTATTACCTTGTAAAGTAAGCCACTTGGTGTAGATTTAACACCATCTTCCTTAGCTTTTACTGCTAACCAATCATCACCTTCTTTTTTCGCTTTTGCGGTTTCGATATCCGCTTTTTTGCGCATATAACCATTCAAGAACGCTAAAGAACTGGAATCATTCATTTTAAGTCCGAGAGTATCTTCTGTAAGAATAGCTTTTATAACTGCAGCCATGATCTCTGTATTCACTTCAGTGATCTTTTGCTCCTTAAAACTTTCTCCGATATTGATACCGATAGCATAACTCAGCGAGTCAGCACCATTTTCCATTTTAACATTTTGTATTTTAGTCTCTTTACATGAGGAAATTACCACTGCAAACAGCGCAGCTATTGGTAATACTGTTAATTTGTTCATAGATTTTTATTTGAGGGTGCAAAGATACCA
The genomic region above belongs to Bacteroidota bacterium and contains:
- a CDS encoding FKBP-type peptidyl-prolyl cis-trans isomerase; amino-acid sequence: MNKLTVLPIAALFAVVISSCKETKIQNVKMENGADSLSYAIGINIGESFKEQKITEVNTEIMAAVIKAILTEDTLGLKMNDSSSLAFLNGYMRKKADIETAKAKKEGDDWLAVKAKEDGVKSTPSGLLYKVITSGTGATPVDGDQVVVHYTGKFIDGEIFDSSVRNGQPVTHPVNGFMAGWTEALKMMKVGDKWILYIPSDLGYGPAGYQGFIPPNAALEFEVELLGVIPAGTEPVIKE